Proteins encoded within one genomic window of Humulus lupulus chromosome 1, drHumLupu1.1, whole genome shotgun sequence:
- the LOC133812769 gene encoding calcium-dependent protein kinase 28-like — MGGCLSNTRVSGSNSNNNTTVNQNRKETTKAQTKTTAATTVQGATRHHQQRKQNKRNETQKNNRNPQQLNNNNPKDKQSTRRPGGLIPCGKRTDFGYDKNFDERYTIGKLLGHGQFGYTFVATDKANGDRVAVKRIEKSKMVLPIAVEDVKREVKILQELTGHENVVQFYNAFEDDSYVYIVMELCEGGELLDRILAKKDSRYTEKDAAVVVRQMLKVAAQCHLHGLVHRDMKPENFLFKSNREDSSLKATDFGLSDFIKPEKKFQDIVGSAYYVAPEVLKRKSGPESDVWSIGVITYILLCGRRPFWDKTEDGIFKEVLRNKPDFRRKPWPSISSSAKDFVKKLLVKDPRARLTAAQALSHPWVREGGTASSDIPIDISVLNNMRQFVKYSRLKQFALRALASTLDEEELSDLKDQFDAIDVDKNGAISLEEMRQALAKDLPWKLKDSRVLEILQAIDSNTDGLVDFSEFVAATLHVHQLEEHDSDKWQERSQAAFHKFDLDKDGFITTEELRMHTGLRGSIDPLLEEADIDRDGKISLSEFRRLLRTASLSSRNVPSPSSGGPRNFKKL; from the exons ATGGGTGGCTGTCTATCTAACACCAGAGTTAGTGGCTCAAACAGCAACAATAACACCACCGTGAATCAAAATCGTAAAGAGACGACCAAAGCCCAAACCAAAACCACCGCTGCCACCACCGTACAAGGAGCCACGCGCCACCATCAGCAACGCAAACAGAACAAGCGGAATGAGACCCAGAAGAACAATAGGAATCCCCAGCAGCTTAATAATAATAACCCTAAAGATAAGCAGAGTACCAGGCGACCAGGGGGGCTGATTCCGTGTGGGAAGCGTACGGATTTTGGGTACGATAAGAATTTCGATGAGCGATACACGATCGGGAAATTGTTGGGTCATGGTCAATTTGGGTATACCTTTGTTGCTACTGACAAGGCTAATGGGGATCGAGTTGCGGTTAAGAGAATTGAGAAGAGCAAG ATGGTTCTTCCTATAGCTGTTGAGGATGTTAAGCGAGAAGTCAAGATATTGCAAGAACTTACCGGCCATGAGAATGTGGTTCAGTTTTATAACGCATTTGAGGATGATTCTTACGTGTATATAGTTATGGA GTTATGTGAGGGTGGCGAATTGCTGGATCGTATCTTGGCCAA GAAGGATAGCCGTTATACTGAGAAGGATGCAGCAGTAGTTGTCCGTCAAATGCTTAAGGTTGCTGCGCAGTGTCATTTACATGGTTTAGTACACCGTGACATGAAACCAGAG AATTTTCTATTTAAGTCAAACCGAGAAGACTCGTCTCTGAAAGCCACGGATTTCGGTCTGTCAGACTTCATCAAACCAG AAAAGAAGTTCCAAGATATTGTGGGCAGTGCTTACTACGTTGCTCCTGAAGTATTGAAACGCAAGTCAGGGCCTGAATCTGATGTCTGGAGTATTGGTGTGATCACCTACATTTTGCTCTGTGGGAGGCGCCCTTTCTGGGATAAGACCGAGGATGGTATATTTAAGGAG GTTCTGAGAAACAAGCCTGATTTCCGCCGTAAGCCATGGCCGAGTATAAGTAGCAGTGCTAAAGATTTTGTAAAGAAGTTATTGGTGAAGGATCCTAGAGCAAGACTAACTGCTGCTCAGGCCCTAT CTCACCCTTGGGTCAGAGAAGGAGGAACTGCATCATCAGATATACCAATTGATATATCTGTTCTGAATAACATGCGGCAGTTTGTGAAGTACAGTCGTTTGAAACAGTTTGCTCTAAGG GCATTGGCTAGCACACTTGATGAAGAGGAGCTTTCGGATCTCAAAGATCAATTTGATGCAATTGATGTGGATAAAAATGGTGCTATTAGTCTGGAAGAAATGAGACAG GCCCTTGCGAAAGATCTTCCTTGGAAACTGAAAGACTCGCGTGTCCTAGAGATACTGCAAGCT ATTGACAGCAACACAGATGGGCTTGTGGATTTCTCCGAGTTCGTTGCTGCCACGCTCCATGTTCATCAGTTGGAAGAACATGACTCTGACAAATGGCAGGAACGTTCGCAAGCGGCTTTCCACAAATTTGATTTAGATAAAGACGGGTTTATAACTACAGAGGAACTTAGAATG CACACTGGTTTAAGAGGCTCCATTGACCCCCTTCTTGAGGAGGCTGATAT